A portion of the Paenibacillus hamazuiensis genome contains these proteins:
- a CDS encoding class D sortase, whose protein sequence is MRATIKKMIPAACMILGIGLLAYPTVNDRYESYLQQKILAQWESNLLLLDRTEPETGPAPDVSAAPVPEERLLSGAPLMPLRAEQPAAPIPVQTPVADENVEGVLVIDKINLKLPILKGATAKNMKISVASIENTGRPGAVGNYAIAGHRNLTYGKNFNRLDEVEAGDIVEVDAGGRNYRYKVEEKLYVLPKEVWVLKGNGKDREITLITCHPMENPTHRIAVKGKLIEDGK, encoded by the coding sequence TTGCGTGCAACGATAAAGAAAATGATTCCGGCCGCATGCATGATCCTTGGCATCGGTCTGCTCGCTTATCCTACGGTGAACGACCGCTATGAGAGCTACCTGCAGCAAAAAATTTTGGCGCAGTGGGAAAGTAACCTGCTGCTTCTCGATCGAACGGAGCCGGAGACGGGGCCGGCGCCCGATGTCTCCGCTGCGCCCGTGCCCGAAGAACGCTTGCTCTCCGGCGCTCCGCTTATGCCTTTGCGCGCGGAACAACCTGCAGCTCCGATTCCGGTTCAAACCCCGGTTGCGGACGAAAACGTGGAGGGCGTTCTGGTCATAGACAAGATTAATTTGAAGCTGCCGATCCTCAAAGGGGCGACGGCAAAAAATATGAAAATCTCCGTTGCCAGCATCGAGAATACCGGAAGACCGGGAGCTGTCGGCAACTATGCGATCGCCGGGCACAGGAATCTGACCTACGGAAAAAACTTCAACAGATTGGACGAGGTCGAGGCGGGAGATATCGTCGAGGTGGACGCAGGCGGCCGCAATTACCGTTACAAAGTTGAAGAAAAACTGTACGTTTTGCCGAAGGAGGTTTGGGTGTTGAAAGGAAACGGCAAAGACCGGGAGATTACCTTGATCACCTGCCACCCTATGGAAAACCCGACCCACCGAATTGCGGTCAAAGGAAAATTGATTGAAGACGGGAAATAA